A single region of the Balaenoptera ricei isolate mBalRic1 chromosome 12, mBalRic1.hap2, whole genome shotgun sequence genome encodes:
- the LOC132376061 gene encoding spindlin-1-like: MKTPFRKTAGQRSRADAGHAGVSASKMKKRTSHRKHRSSVGPGTPVSQPPRSIIGCRIRHGWKEGNSPVTQWKGTVLDQVSINPSLYLIKYDGFDCVYGLELNKDERICALEILPDRVATSQINDAHLADTMIGKAVKHMFETQDGSKEEWRGMVLARVPIMNTWFYITYEKDPVLYMYQLLDDYKEGDLHIIPDSIDSSPAERKPGEVWDSLVGKQVEYAKEDGYKRTGMVIHQVETKPSVCFIKFDDDFHIYVYDLVKTF, translated from the coding sequence ATGAAGACTCCATTCAGGAAGACAGCTGGCCAGCGGTCCAGAGCTGATGCAGGCCATGCTGGTGTATCTGCAAGCAAGATGAAGAAAAGGACGTCCCACAGAAAACATCGGAGCAGTGTAGGGCCCGGCACACCTGTTTCCCAGCCCCCGCGGAGCATCATAGGCTGCAGGATTCGGCATGGGTGGAAAGAGGGGAACAGCCCTGTCACCCAGTGGAAAGGAACCGTTCTGGACCAGGTGTCTATAAATCCTTCTTTGTATCTTATAAAATACGATGGATTTGACTGTGTTTATGGACTAGAACTTAATAAAGATGAAAGAATTTGTGCACTTGAAATCCTCCCTGATAGAGTTGCAACATCTCAAATCAATGATGCACACCTAGCCGACACAATGATTGGCAAAGCAGTGAAGCACATGTTTGAGACCCAGGATGGCTCTAAAGAGGAGTGGAGGGGAATGGTCCTAGCACGCGTCCCCATCATGAACACGTGGTTTTACATCACCTATGAGAAAGATCCTGTCTTGTACATGTACCAGCTCTTAGATGATTATAAAGAAGGTGACCTTCACATTATTCCTGATTCAATTGATTCATCTCCAGCAGAAAGGAAACCAGGAGAAGTCTGGGACAGCCTGGTAGGCAAACAAGTGGAATATGCCAAAGAAGATGGCTATAAAAGGACTGGCATGGTCATCCATCAAGTAGAGACCAAACCGTCTGTCTGTTTCATCAAATTTGATGATGATTTCCATATTTACGTCTATGATTTGGTGAAAACATTCTAG